TTGACCCAAAGAATTCCACCGAGGCCTTGATTTTTCACGGCCGCTTCGATCTTGTTCAGTTCGGAGCGGGAAAGGTCGGCCCCGCCCGGGAGAGGAAGGCCGCGGATCACACCCCCGTTTGCTATAGCCTCCGCAAACACCCGAAAACCGGAGTCGGAGAAAAGGTCGGTGAAGTCCACGATTTCCATCCCGAACCGGAGATCGGGTTTGTCCGTGCCGAAGCGACGCATGGCTTCGGCGTAGGGAATGCGGGGAAACGGAGTCTCAATTTCCACCCCTATTGTTTTACGGAAAACATGGGTCACAAGGCCTTCAAGAAGAGTGAAAAGCTCCTCCGGATCCTCAAGGAAGGCCATTTCCATATCGAGCTGGGTGAACTCCGGCTGGCGGTCGGCGCGAAGGTCCTCATCGCGAAAGCACCGCACGATCTGGAAGTAGCGCTCCACCCCCGAGCACACGAGAATTTGCTTGAAAAGCTGCGGAGATTGGGGGAGGGCATAGAACTTTCCGGGTTCCAAACGGCTNNNNNNNNNNNNNNNNNNNNCCACCTCGATGAAGCCGTGGGCGTCGAGATACTCACGGATGGCCATGGCCACTTTGTGGCGCAGGCGCAGATTTCGTTGCATGCGCGGCCGCCGCAGGTCCAAAAACCGGTAGCGCAGGCGGGTCTCCTCGCTGGCCTTCACTTCCTCCTCGGGCAGGAAGGGAAGGGGCTTGGACTTGGCCAAAATTTCCAGGTTTTCCACGGCCACTTCCACCGCGCCGGTGGGCAAATTCGGGTTTGGATTCTCCCGGCCCACCACTTTTCCGGTCACCCGGAT
This genomic window from Methanomassiliicoccales archaeon contains:
- a CDS encoding aspartate--tRNA ligase, giving the protein KDIGREVILAGWVHAVRDFGSLTFVDLRDSSGIVQLVFRGDPRARELGREDVIRVTGKVVGRENPNPNLPTGAVEVAVENLEILAKSKPLPFLPEEEVKASEETRLRYRFLDLRRPRMQRNLRLRHKVAMAIREYLDAHGFIEV
- a CDS encoding aspartate--tRNA ligase; its protein translation is SRLEPGKFYALPQSPQLFKQILVCSGVERYFQIVRCFRDEDLRADRQPEFTQLDMEMAFLEDPEELFTLLEGLVTHVFRKTIGVEIETPFPRIPYAEAMRRFGTDKPDLRFGMEIVDFTDLFSDSGFRVFAEAIANGGVIRGLPLPGGADLSRSELNKIEAAVKNQGLGGILWV